A region of Subdoligranulum variabile DNA encodes the following proteins:
- the dnaK gene encoding molecular chaperone DnaK produces the protein MSKIIGIDLGTTNSCVAVMEGGEPVVIANAEGARTTPSVVGFTKTGERLVGQVAKRQAITNPENTISSIKRKMGTAEKVHAGGKDYTPEEISAMILSKLKADAEAYLGEPVTEAVITVPAYFNDSQRQATKNAGTIAGLNVKRIINEPTAASLAYGIDKEADQKIMVYDLGGGTFDVSIIEMGDGVTEVLATNGDTHLGGDDFDQRIIDWMAEDFKRENNIDLRQDKMAAQRLKEAAEKAKIELSSATSTNINLPFITADANGPKHLDMTLTRAKFNELTADLVDRTMTPVRKALADAGLKASDLAKVLMVGGSTRIPAVYDAVKKELNCEPFKGINPDECVAVGAAIQGGVLQGDVKGLLLLDVTPLSLGIETLGGVCTKIIDRNTTIPTKKSQIFSTAADNQPSVEVNVLQGEREFAKDNKSLGTFHLDGIAPAPRGVPQIEVTFDIDANGIVHVSAKDLGTGKEQSITITASTNMSKDDIDKAVKDAEQYAAEDKKRREEVDIRNNADQMVFQTEKAMNEFGDKISAEEKGDVETKLSALKEALKTGSIDDIKAKQDDLQKAFYAISEKVYKQAAQNQGAQQQPGADNGAQGGSQPKDDGAVDADFHEV, from the coding sequence ATGAGCAAAATCATTGGTATTGACCTTGGCACCACCAACAGCTGTGTTGCCGTTATGGAGGGCGGCGAGCCCGTCGTTATCGCCAACGCCGAGGGCGCGCGCACCACGCCTTCTGTCGTCGGTTTCACCAAGACCGGCGAGCGCCTGGTAGGCCAGGTCGCAAAGCGTCAGGCGATCACCAACCCCGAAAATACCATTTCTTCCATCAAGCGTAAGATGGGTACTGCCGAGAAGGTTCATGCCGGCGGCAAGGATTACACCCCTGAAGAGATCAGCGCCATGATCCTTTCCAAGCTGAAGGCGGATGCCGAAGCTTACCTGGGCGAGCCCGTTACCGAGGCCGTCATCACGGTGCCTGCCTACTTCAACGACAGCCAGCGTCAGGCCACCAAGAACGCCGGCACCATTGCAGGCCTGAACGTCAAGCGTATCATCAACGAGCCCACGGCCGCTTCTCTGGCCTACGGCATCGATAAGGAAGCCGATCAGAAGATCATGGTCTACGACCTGGGCGGCGGCACCTTCGATGTCTCCATCATCGAGATGGGCGACGGCGTTACCGAAGTTCTGGCCACCAACGGTGATACCCACCTGGGCGGCGATGACTTCGACCAGCGCATCATTGACTGGATGGCCGAGGACTTCAAGCGCGAGAACAACATCGACCTGCGTCAGGACAAGATGGCTGCCCAGCGTCTGAAGGAAGCAGCCGAGAAGGCGAAGATCGAGCTGTCCAGCGCCACTTCCACCAACATCAACCTGCCCTTCATCACTGCCGACGCCAACGGCCCCAAGCATCTGGATATGACGCTCACCCGCGCCAAGTTCAATGAGCTGACCGCTGACCTGGTGGACCGCACCATGACCCCTGTCCGCAAGGCTCTGGCCGATGCTGGTCTGAAGGCTTCCGATCTGGCCAAGGTGCTGATGGTCGGTGGTTCCACCCGTATCCCCGCCGTCTACGACGCCGTCAAGAAGGAACTGAACTGCGAGCCGTTCAAGGGCATCAACCCCGATGAATGCGTCGCCGTCGGTGCCGCCATTCAGGGCGGTGTCCTGCAGGGCGATGTCAAGGGCCTGCTGCTCCTGGATGTTACCCCGCTGAGCCTGGGCATTGAGACTCTGGGCGGTGTCTGCACCAAGATCATCGACCGTAACACCACCATCCCCACCAAGAAGAGCCAGATCTTCTCCACCGCTGCGGATAACCAGCCCAGCGTTGAGGTCAACGTCCTGCAGGGCGAGCGTGAGTTCGCCAAGGACAACAAGAGCCTGGGAACCTTCCATCTGGATGGTATTGCTCCGGCGCCCCGTGGTGTGCCGCAGATCGAAGTTACCTTCGATATCGACGCCAACGGTATCGTCCATGTCAGCGCCAAGGATCTGGGCACCGGCAAGGAGCAGAGCATCACGATCACCGCTTCCACCAACATGAGCAAGGACGACATCGACAAGGCTGTCAAGGACGCCGAGCAGTATGCCGCCGAGGACAAGAAGCGCCGTGAGGAAGTGGATATCCGCAACAACGCCGACCAGATGGTGTTCCAGACCGAGAAGGCCATGAACGAGTTCGGCGACAAGATCTCCGCCGAGGAGAAGGGCGACGTGGAGACCAAGCTCTCCGCCCTGAAGGAAGCTCTGAAGACCGGTTCCATCGATGACATCAAGGCCAAGCAGGATGATCTGCAGAAGGCTTTCTACGCCATCAGCGAGAAGGTCTACAAGCAGGCCGCCCAGAACCAGGGTGCGCAGCAGCAGCCCGGTGCCGACAACGGTGCCCAGGGCGGCAGCCAGCCCAAGGATGACGGCGCTGTGGATGCCGACTTCCACGAAGTCTGA
- a CDS encoding AEC family transporter, whose amino-acid sequence MNGLENLIFSLDATLPVFLVMVAGGILGKLGFLPKEFCKASDKLTFKITLPIMLFLDMADVDMRHDFQPRFVLFCFGATLISILVIWGLARLLMRDKSIIGEFVQASYRSSAAVLGVAFIQNIYGEAGMAPLMILGSVPLFNIFAVLILMIESPQEQHEAPRPGQLVHGVITNPILLGIIAGTIFSLLPVELPTIADKTLNSLASLTTPLALLSIGASFEGPKALKKAGPTLVAALIKTVGLSAIFIPCALALGFREKELIALLIMLGSPTTPSSYVMAKNMGHEGVVTASAIAATTLLSALTLTGWIFILHGGGWL is encoded by the coding sequence ATGAATGGTTTGGAAAATCTGATTTTCAGCCTGGATGCTACGCTGCCGGTCTTCCTGGTCATGGTGGCGGGCGGTATTCTGGGAAAGCTGGGCTTTCTGCCCAAGGAATTCTGCAAGGCATCGGACAAGCTGACCTTTAAGATCACCTTGCCCATCATGCTGTTCCTGGATATGGCGGATGTGGATATGCGCCATGATTTTCAGCCCAGGTTCGTGCTGTTCTGCTTCGGGGCAACGCTGATCAGTATTCTGGTGATCTGGGGACTGGCGCGGCTGCTGATGCGGGATAAATCCATCATCGGTGAGTTCGTGCAGGCATCCTACCGCAGCAGCGCGGCGGTGCTGGGCGTGGCCTTTATCCAGAATATTTATGGCGAAGCGGGTATGGCACCCTTGATGATTCTGGGCAGCGTGCCGCTTTTCAACATCTTTGCGGTGCTGATTCTGATGATCGAATCTCCCCAGGAACAGCACGAAGCGCCCCGTCCTGGCCAGCTGGTGCACGGCGTGATCACCAACCCCATTCTGTTGGGCATTATCGCAGGCACCATTTTCAGCCTGCTGCCGGTAGAGCTGCCCACCATTGCGGACAAGACGCTGAACAGTCTGGCTTCGCTGACCACACCGCTGGCGCTGCTGTCCATCGGCGCCAGCTTTGAGGGGCCCAAGGCGCTGAAAAAGGCCGGCCCCACACTGGTGGCTGCCCTGATCAAGACAGTGGGGTTGTCGGCCATCTTTATTCCCTGCGCGCTGGCGCTGGGCTTCCGGGAAAAGGAACTCATCGCATTGCTCATCATGCTGGGCAGTCCCACGACTCCCAGTTCCTACGTCATGGCCAAAAATATGGGTCATGAAGGTGTGGTGACGGCCAGCGCCATTGCGGCGACGACGCTGCTTTCGGCCCTGACGCTCACCGGGTGGATCTTTATTCTGCACGGCGGCGGCTGGCTGTGA
- the rpsR gene encoding 30S ribosomal protein S18 has protein sequence MAMDRSSRPMHRGRKKVCSFCVDRVEHIDYKDLPRLRKYVSERAKIIPRRVTGTCAFHQRELTVAIKRARYMALMPYVSD, from the coding sequence ATGGCTATGGATCGTTCTTCCCGCCCGATGCATCGTGGCCGCAAGAAGGTTTGCAGCTTCTGCGTCGATCGCGTTGAGCACATTGATTACAAGGATCTGCCCCGCCTGCGCAAGTACGTGAGCGAGCGCGCCAAGATCATTCCCCGCCGTGTGACCGGTACCTGCGCGTTCCATCAGCGTGAGCTGACGGTCGCCATCAAGCGTGCCCGTTATATGGCGCTGATGCCCTACGTGAGCGACTAA
- a CDS encoding GntR family transcriptional regulator, producing the protein MEIYLSNSGQEPIYAQITRQIKEQILSGQLHEGDALPSIRLLAKELRISVITTKRAYEDLESAGFILTQPGRGSFVAAQNPALVREEHLKNVESSLQGAVDAARLGGIGYEEVCEMLRLLWEG; encoded by the coding sequence ATGGAAATCTATCTGTCCAATTCCGGTCAGGAACCGATCTACGCGCAGATCACGCGGCAGATCAAAGAACAGATCCTGTCCGGGCAACTGCACGAGGGGGACGCCCTGCCCAGCATCCGGCTTTTGGCCAAAGAACTGCGTATCAGCGTCATCACCACCAAACGTGCCTACGAAGACCTGGAATCCGCCGGGTTCATCCTCACCCAGCCGGGGCGCGGCAGCTTTGTGGCGGCCCAGAACCCTGCGCTGGTCCGGGAAGAACATCTGAAGAACGTCGAGAGCAGCCTGCAGGGTGCGGTGGATGCCGCACGGCTGGGCGGCATCGGCTACGAGGAAGTATGCGAGATGTTGCGCCTTTTATGGGAGGGCTGA
- a CDS encoding nucleotide exchange factor GrpE, with protein sequence MSHETEKEKNTATQPEQAAEAPETEAKGQTAEAAPKAEKAEKKEKHHHAEAALQAKLEASEKKNAELKDQLLRTAAEYDNYRKRSQREADQKFNDGISHAVTQILGILDTLDMAANAACSDENYKKGVMMTLDKAAKALENLHITEIEALSKPFDPNFMNAVQQVPPAEGQESGTVVQVFQKGYKIGDKIIRHATVVVAE encoded by the coding sequence ATGAGCCACGAGACAGAAAAAGAAAAGAACACGGCGACACAGCCTGAACAGGCTGCCGAGGCCCCCGAGACCGAAGCCAAGGGACAGACCGCAGAAGCGGCTCCCAAGGCGGAAAAGGCCGAAAAGAAAGAAAAGCATCACCACGCGGAAGCGGCGCTGCAGGCCAAACTGGAAGCCAGTGAGAAGAAAAACGCCGAGCTGAAAGATCAGCTGCTGCGCACCGCGGCCGAGTATGATAACTACCGCAAGCGCTCCCAGCGCGAGGCGGACCAGAAATTCAACGACGGCATTTCCCACGCCGTCACCCAGATCCTGGGCATCCTGGATACCCTGGACATGGCCGCCAATGCCGCCTGCAGTGACGAGAACTACAAGAAGGGCGTCATGATGACGCTGGACAAAGCTGCGAAAGCGCTGGAAAATCTCCACATCACCGAGATTGAAGCGCTTTCCAAGCCCTTTGATCCCAACTTCATGAACGCTGTGCAGCAGGTCCCGCCCGCTGAAGGGCAGGAGAGCGGCACCGTGGTTCAGGTGTTCCAGAAGGGCTACAAGATCGGCGACAAGATCATCCGTCATGCAACGGTGGTCGTCGCGGAATAA
- a CDS encoding single-stranded DNA-binding protein, with protein MLNVVAIMGRLARDPELRQTTSGKSVASFTIACDRNGKRDASGQSQADWIPVTAWDRTAEFVCKYFQKGSLIAVDGRLQSRSYQDKNGNNRTAIEIVANNVNFAGPKSANAAPSMGGANYGAPMADPAARPAVQQAPAPSYSAGSNDDFALIEDEGDLPF; from the coding sequence ATGCTGAATGTTGTTGCTATTATGGGCCGCCTTGCCCGCGACCCCGAACTTCGCCAGACCACGTCCGGCAAAAGCGTGGCATCCTTTACCATTGCGTGTGACCGCAACGGCAAGCGTGATGCCAGCGGCCAGAGCCAGGCCGACTGGATCCCCGTAACCGCGTGGGACCGCACGGCGGAATTTGTGTGCAAGTATTTCCAGAAGGGTTCGCTGATTGCCGTGGACGGCCGTCTGCAGAGCCGGTCCTATCAGGACAAAAACGGAAACAACCGCACCGCCATTGAAATCGTGGCCAACAACGTCAACTTTGCCGGACCCAAATCCGCCAACGCAGCACCCAGCATGGGCGGCGCCAACTACGGCGCGCCCATGGCAGACCCCGCCGCCCGCCCCGCTGTGCAACAGGCACCTGCGCCGAGCTATTCTGCCGGCAGCAACGATGACTTTGCACTGATCGAGGATGAAGGCGATCTGCCGTTCTGA
- a CDS encoding sugar transferase, translating to MINKREKLQYAYVFALDLVTLLLSVLLAWLITDGLLGRIVPYSRSDWVQTICLLVVAFIMTFFFFNQRENIVTRGPGREMVLSVRFNVLMAAVYSTLMLLAKAEMLDSRYFAVAVPLVNALMMPLTHTLLKRYLLRSQNRSGMESLVGILSTVDHAGAVIRELRDDWSKRVCGVVLLDAPAEQVGKDFGGVPVRANFDDFMDWIRRAALDEIYVDIPMDSGESFIPYLEEMESMGLTVHFRLKMLDRIEEVCCDETSAARLSRELGRCAGGNIVTMGTIELELRDMMLKRMMDIVGALVGCIISIPIIAVVAIPLKLESPGPLIFKQKRVGLNGRYFYIHKLRSMYVDAEARKKELMSQNEMEGLMFKMEDDPRITKVGRFIRRTSIDELPQFFDVLRGNMSLVGTRPPTLDEYKQYESHHKRRLSMKPGITGLWQISGRSDIENFEEVVRLDVRYIDNWSLWNDVKILLKTVVVVFAGRGAR from the coding sequence ATGATCAATAAACGCGAAAAACTGCAATATGCCTATGTATTTGCGCTGGATCTGGTAACGCTGCTGCTCAGCGTGTTGCTGGCATGGCTCATTACAGACGGATTGTTGGGGCGTATTGTCCCCTATAGCAGGAGCGACTGGGTGCAGACGATCTGTCTGCTAGTAGTCGCTTTTATCATGACCTTCTTTTTTTTCAACCAGAGAGAAAATATCGTGACCCGCGGGCCAGGACGGGAAATGGTACTGTCGGTGCGCTTCAACGTGCTGATGGCGGCGGTCTACTCCACCCTGATGCTGCTGGCCAAAGCGGAAATGCTGGATTCCCGGTACTTCGCCGTAGCGGTGCCGCTGGTCAATGCGCTGATGATGCCGCTGACGCACACGCTGCTCAAGCGCTATCTGTTGCGCTCCCAGAACCGCAGCGGCATGGAAAGTCTGGTGGGCATCCTGTCAACGGTGGACCACGCGGGCGCCGTCATCCGGGAATTGCGGGACGATTGGTCCAAACGGGTGTGCGGCGTGGTACTGCTGGACGCGCCGGCCGAGCAGGTGGGCAAGGATTTCGGAGGGGTACCGGTGCGCGCCAATTTTGATGATTTCATGGATTGGATCCGGCGGGCGGCGCTGGATGAGATCTATGTGGATATCCCGATGGACAGCGGGGAATCCTTTATTCCTTACCTCGAAGAGATGGAGAGCATGGGCCTGACCGTGCATTTCCGCCTCAAGATGCTGGACCGCATTGAGGAGGTCTGCTGTGATGAAACCAGCGCGGCCCGTCTGAGCCGGGAGCTGGGGCGCTGCGCCGGCGGCAACATTGTCACCATGGGCACCATCGAACTGGAACTGCGGGATATGATGCTCAAGCGGATGATGGATATTGTCGGTGCTCTGGTGGGATGCATCATCAGCATTCCGATCATCGCCGTGGTGGCAATCCCGCTCAAACTGGAAAGTCCCGGACCGCTGATTTTCAAGCAGAAGCGGGTGGGCCTCAATGGCCGGTATTTTTATATTCACAAGCTGCGCAGCATGTATGTGGACGCGGAGGCGCGCAAAAAGGAACTGATGTCTCAGAACGAGATGGAAGGTCTGATGTTCAAGATGGAAGATGACCCGCGCATCACCAAGGTGGGACGATTCATCCGGCGCACCAGCATTGATGAGTTGCCCCAGTTCTTTGATGTGCTCAGGGGCAATATGTCGCTGGTGGGGACCAGGCCGCCCACACTGGATGAGTATAAACAGTATGAGAGTCATCACAAGCGCCGCCTGAGCATGAAGCCGGGCATCACAGGTTTGTGGCAGATCAGCGGCCGCAGCGATATTGAGAACTTCGAGGAAGTGGTTCGGTTGGATGTCCGCTACATCGACAACTGGTCACTGTGGAATGACGTGAAGATCCTGCTCAAAACGGTGGTCGTGGTCTTTGCAGGCCGCGGCGCCCGATAA
- the hrcA gene encoding heat-inducible transcriptional repressor HrcA: MAMDARKQRILEAIVALYASDGEPVGSGLLANYFDMALSSATLRNEMAALTKLGLLEQPHTSAGRVPSAQGYRYYLDHLIDAPGSIQLPEEDREHIDDLFAGMDVEPEKLAPAAARSLADLTECAAAVTTPQAPDLCIAHFEVVQVGRYSAAVLAVTSAGGVRTRVARVDTGLTRDDAANLAQLLNRGLTFVAPQDLSPMLTASMVLAAGERLAPVVLAAQALVTTGPQACLQGAQYLAKMPDVRENLGTLLEIFSDNEAATELLRPDGGKITATLGSDLDPAMPGACIVSKRYLAGGGLTGSVALIGSTRMEYRRLLPILDYFSVKLGQSMAGQGQ; this comes from the coding sequence ATGGCGATGGACGCGCGCAAGCAGCGGATCCTGGAAGCTATTGTTGCCCTGTACGCCAGTGACGGTGAGCCGGTGGGTTCCGGTCTGCTGGCCAACTACTTTGATATGGCGTTGTCCAGCGCCACCCTGCGCAATGAGATGGCGGCGCTGACCAAGCTGGGGCTGCTGGAACAGCCACACACCAGTGCCGGGCGGGTGCCCAGCGCTCAAGGGTATCGTTACTACCTGGATCACCTGATCGACGCTCCGGGCAGCATCCAGCTGCCGGAGGAGGATCGCGAACACATCGACGACCTCTTCGCGGGCATGGATGTGGAGCCCGAAAAACTGGCCCCCGCGGCGGCACGCAGTCTGGCTGATCTGACCGAATGTGCAGCAGCCGTCACCACGCCTCAGGCACCGGACCTTTGCATCGCTCACTTTGAGGTCGTGCAGGTCGGCCGCTATTCGGCAGCGGTGCTGGCCGTCACCAGTGCAGGCGGCGTCCGCACCCGGGTGGCCCGGGTGGACACCGGCCTGACGCGGGACGATGCCGCCAACCTGGCCCAGCTGCTCAACCGGGGACTGACCTTTGTGGCGCCCCAGGATCTGAGCCCGATGCTGACGGCCAGCATGGTGCTGGCAGCAGGGGAGCGGCTGGCACCGGTGGTGCTGGCTGCTCAGGCACTGGTCACCACCGGCCCGCAGGCCTGCCTGCAGGGCGCCCAGTACCTGGCCAAGATGCCCGACGTGCGCGAGAATCTCGGCACGCTGCTGGAGATCTTTTCCGACAACGAGGCAGCCACCGAGCTGCTTCGCCCCGACGGCGGCAAGATCACGGCCACACTGGGCAGTGATCTGGATCCTGCCATGCCGGGGGCCTGCATCGTCAGCAAGCGGTATCTGGCCGGCGGCGGTCTGACCGGTTCGGTGGCGCTGATCGGTTCCACACGGATGGAATACCGGCGGCTGCTGCCGATTCTGGATTATTTCTCCGTCAAGCTGGGACAGAGCATGGCCGGGCAGGGCCAATAA
- a CDS encoding ABC transporter ATP-binding protein: MANEAAVLRGVQKQYKNFTLGPIDLTVPAGTIVGLVGENGAGKTTTLRILCGVNSPDAGEVTLLGSTPADKAARARLGVVFEDAYFFGGLTAERIGKSMAGIFGSRWDAGQFAAYLQRFGLDSRKKFSEYSRGMRMKLSLATALAHHPDLLVLDEATAGLDPVVRGEMLDLFLEFIQDEQHSILMSSHITGDLEQVADSIAYLHHGQLLFHENKDALLQEYGLLRCRRADLEKLPAGCVVFTRQNAFGCESLVKNRETVQRLLPDVICDSAGIDDIMRFYSGRDGQ; the protein is encoded by the coding sequence ATGGCAAACGAAGCCGCCGTTCTGCGAGGAGTGCAGAAACAGTACAAAAACTTTACTCTGGGTCCCATCGATCTGACGGTTCCTGCCGGCACCATCGTGGGGCTGGTGGGGGAAAACGGCGCTGGAAAAACCACCACGCTGAGAATCCTCTGCGGCGTGAATTCCCCCGATGCCGGGGAGGTCACCCTGCTGGGCAGCACCCCCGCCGACAAAGCCGCCCGGGCCCGGCTGGGGGTAGTGTTCGAGGATGCCTACTTTTTTGGTGGCCTTACCGCCGAGCGTATCGGCAAGAGCATGGCGGGGATTTTTGGTTCCCGCTGGGATGCCGGGCAGTTTGCCGCCTATCTGCAGCGGTTCGGACTGGACAGCCGGAAAAAGTTTTCGGAATACAGCCGCGGCATGCGGATGAAGCTGAGTCTGGCCACCGCTTTGGCCCACCATCCCGACCTGCTGGTGCTGGACGAGGCCACTGCAGGGCTGGACCCGGTGGTACGCGGCGAGATGCTGGACCTGTTCCTGGAGTTCATCCAGGATGAACAGCACAGCATCCTCATGAGCAGCCACATCACCGGCGATCTGGAGCAGGTGGCGGATTCCATTGCCTACCTGCACCATGGGCAGCTGCTCTTCCATGAAAATAAGGATGCCCTTTTGCAGGAATATGGCCTGCTGCGGTGCCGCCGCGCCGATCTGGAGAAGCTGCCTGCCGGCTGCGTGGTCTTCACCCGGCAGAATGCGTTCGGCTGCGAGAGCCTGGTCAAGAACCGGGAGACAGTCCAGCGGCTGCTGCCCGATGTCATCTGTGATTCGGCCGGCATCGACGACATCATGCGCTTTTACAGCGGGAGGGATGGACAATGA
- the dnaJ gene encoding molecular chaperone DnaJ, with translation MAEKRDYYEVLGLGKNATDAEIKSAYRKLAKKYHPDLNPGDKVAEEKFKEVNEAHDILSDPEKRKRYDQFGFAGVDPNYGAGQGGGAGFGGFGGAGGVDLGDIFGDIFGGGFGGFGGFGGSTRSNPNAPRKGHDIQASVILTFEEAAHGCAKKITLNRQQTCPDCHGNGCEAGSSPETCTQCGGRGYVVTQQRTPFGVMQSQQPCPHCGGRGTIIKNPCKTCRGTGKTSTRKTLEVKIPAGIDDDQNIALRGQGDAGSNGGPAGDVIVHVTVKRDAVFERDGYDVYVRVPITYSQAVLGAEIEVPTVDGKVAQKIPEGTQSGTKFRLRGQGIQYLNGRGRGDQYVIVEVEIPKKLNRTQREALKAFEDSLKDENYEKRKGFFKNLRDRFSS, from the coding sequence ATGGCAGAAAAACGTGATTACTATGAGGTGCTGGGCCTCGGCAAAAATGCCACCGATGCCGAGATCAAAAGCGCCTACCGCAAGCTGGCCAAAAAGTACCACCCCGACCTGAATCCCGGCGACAAGGTTGCCGAGGAAAAGTTCAAGGAGGTCAACGAGGCCCACGATATTCTTTCGGACCCGGAAAAGCGCAAGCGCTATGACCAGTTCGGCTTTGCCGGGGTCGACCCCAACTATGGGGCCGGCCAGGGCGGCGGTGCCGGATTCGGTGGCTTCGGCGGCGCAGGTGGTGTGGACCTGGGCGATATCTTCGGCGATATCTTCGGCGGCGGTTTCGGCGGATTTGGTGGTTTCGGCGGTTCCACCCGCTCCAATCCCAATGCGCCGCGCAAGGGGCATGACATCCAGGCCAGTGTGATCCTGACCTTCGAGGAGGCCGCCCACGGCTGCGCCAAGAAGATTACCCTGAATCGTCAGCAGACCTGCCCCGATTGCCACGGCAATGGCTGTGAGGCCGGTTCCAGCCCGGAGACCTGCACCCAGTGCGGAGGCCGCGGCTATGTGGTGACCCAGCAGCGCACCCCCTTTGGTGTGATGCAGAGCCAGCAGCCCTGCCCGCACTGCGGTGGTCGCGGCACCATCATCAAGAACCCCTGCAAGACCTGCCGCGGTACCGGTAAAACCAGCACCCGCAAGACGCTGGAAGTGAAGATTCCGGCCGGTATCGATGATGATCAGAACATCGCGCTGCGCGGTCAGGGCGATGCAGGCAGCAACGGCGGCCCTGCCGGCGATGTGATCGTCCATGTGACGGTCAAACGGGACGCGGTCTTCGAGCGTGACGGCTACGATGTGTATGTCCGTGTGCCCATCACCTACTCCCAGGCGGTTCTGGGCGCCGAGATCGAGGTGCCTACCGTGGATGGCAAGGTGGCGCAGAAGATCCCCGAGGGGACCCAGAGCGGCACCAAATTCCGCCTGCGCGGTCAGGGCATCCAGTATCTGAATGGCCGCGGCCGCGGTGACCAGTATGTCATCGTGGAGGTGGAGATCCCCAAGAAACTCAACCGCACCCAGCGTGAGGCACTGAAAGCCTTTGAGGACAGCCTCAAGGACGAAAACTACGAGAAACGCAAGGGATTCTTCAAGAATCTGCGTGACCGGTTCAGCTCCTGA
- a CDS encoding Lrp/AsnC family transcriptional regulator — MDHIDRKIIDMLQKNARAPLKEIADHVFLSSPAVSARIARLESAGILSGYQAQIDAPKLGYMVKAFINLDMDPQRKPEFYPYIQQCPQVVECNCVTGDYSMLIEVLFGTTQELDQFINHLQQFGRTHTQIVFSTPVEHRGVPVSDPDEE, encoded by the coding sequence ATGGATCATATAGACCGCAAAATTATTGACATGCTGCAAAAAAATGCCCGCGCGCCGCTGAAGGAAATCGCCGACCACGTCTTTTTGTCCAGCCCGGCCGTATCGGCCCGCATCGCCCGGCTGGAAAGCGCCGGCATCCTCTCCGGCTATCAGGCCCAGATCGACGCCCCCAAGCTGGGATACATGGTCAAGGCCTTCATCAATCTGGATATGGACCCCCAGCGCAAACCGGAGTTTTATCCCTATATCCAGCAATGCCCTCAGGTCGTGGAATGCAACTGCGTGACCGGTGACTACAGCATGCTCATCGAGGTGCTCTTCGGTACCACCCAGGAACTGGACCAGTTCATCAACCACCTGCAACAGTTCGGCCGCACCCATACGCAGATCGTCTTTTCCACCCCGGTGGAGCACCGCGGCGTCCCGGTGTCGGATCCCGATGAAGAATAA
- the rpsF gene encoding 30S ribosomal protein S6, which translates to MAKYETMMVTTANLDEEASAALINKFKNLIAANGTIDSVDDWGKKRLAYPINDETEGVYTVIKFTSEPDFPAELDRVYKITEGVLRSMIIAEEE; encoded by the coding sequence ATGGCTAAGTACGAAACCATGATGGTTACCACCGCCAACCTCGACGAGGAGGCTTCCGCCGCTCTGATCAACAAGTTCAAGAACCTGATTGCGGCGAATGGTACGATCGATTCTGTTGATGATTGGGGCAAGAAGCGTCTCGCCTATCCCATCAACGATGAGACCGAGGGTGTGTACACGGTGATCAAGTTCACCAGCGAGCCCGATTTCCCGGCCGAGCTGGATCGTGTCTACAAGATCACTGAAGGCGTTCTTCGCAGCATGATCATTGCTGAGGAGGAGTAA
- a CDS encoding ABC-2 transporter permease, whose translation MKGLLYKDWTMIFGGYKTNFLFLLLFYGGFTALCRISFLSYALVFVLGMYASSTISMDESSHWDAYARTLPVSPRQLVSAKYLLTLLLTAVSIPLGLLLILLIPDPKPSVMETASGMISAAAVTLMYISFVMPLSYRFGAAKARSWVSITIFIVFFGPVAFFALMKDAESNPATQLLHTLKQMMEASSLSDQQWILLFLSAVLGAALVCLLISWAVSVRIYAKKNY comes from the coding sequence ATGAAAGGCTTGCTCTACAAAGACTGGACGATGATTTTTGGCGGATACAAAACCAATTTTCTCTTTCTGCTGCTGTTTTACGGTGGCTTCACGGCTCTGTGCCGGATCAGTTTCCTGAGTTACGCGCTGGTCTTTGTGTTGGGCATGTATGCTTCCTCCACCATCAGCATGGATGAAAGCAGCCATTGGGATGCTTACGCTCGGACGCTGCCCGTTTCCCCCCGCCAGTTGGTATCCGCGAAATACCTGCTCACCCTGTTGCTGACCGCGGTCAGTATTCCGCTGGGCCTTCTGCTGATTTTGCTGATTCCCGATCCGAAACCCTCCGTGATGGAAACCGCCAGCGGCATGATCTCCGCCGCTGCCGTCACCCTGATGTATATCTCCTTTGTCATGCCGCTGTCCTACCGCTTTGGTGCCGCCAAGGCCCGCAGTTGGGTGTCCATCACGATTTTCATCGTGTTCTTCGGACCTGTGGCTTTCTTCGCCTTGATGAAGGATGCCGAGAGCAATCCGGCAACACAGCTACTGCATACGCTCAAGCAGATGATGGAGGCTTCTTCCCTGTCGGATCAGCAGTGGATTTTGCTGTTTCTTTCCGCTGTGTTGGGTGCAGCGTTGGTCTGTCTTCTCATCAGCTGGGCCGTCAGTGTCCGTATCTACGCCAAAAAGAACTATTAA